The Halalkalibacter krulwichiae genome has a segment encoding these proteins:
- a CDS encoding ketopantoate reductase family protein produces the protein MKIAIAGSGAMGCRFGSMLFEAGNEVLLVDRWETHVKKIRENGLAIKKEDRNQVLYMDASLPEESEGTFDLVIVFTKSMQTDEMVKSCRHLIGDHTRVLTLQNGLGNIETLETYVPKSRLLAGVTTFGTELLGPGHIQALGTGHVHIMQVDGGESEAVKEICAVMNAAGMNVEVSRDVLISIWNKVAFNAVLNTLCTIINDTVSAVGSYQQIDEVINAIVDEIIVVAEAEGINLNKEVIVKMIVDVFDPKMSGNHLPSMVQDLHSGRPTEIDYLNGAIVEKAKRHNIAVPTNELIYHLIRMLEGEDNEKNIDHRSSRYVRCSLCHDVSDERVS, from the coding sequence ATGAAAATAGCAATCGCCGGCTCGGGCGCAATGGGATGTCGCTTTGGGTCCATGTTATTTGAGGCTGGAAATGAGGTGCTCTTAGTCGATCGTTGGGAGACGCATGTGAAGAAAATACGAGAGAACGGACTAGCTATCAAAAAGGAAGATCGTAATCAAGTGCTTTATATGGATGCTTCGTTGCCAGAAGAAAGCGAGGGGACATTCGACTTAGTGATCGTCTTTACGAAATCGATGCAGACAGATGAGATGGTGAAAAGCTGTCGTCACTTAATTGGAGATCATACCCGAGTGCTAACTCTTCAAAATGGCTTAGGCAATATTGAAACGCTTGAAACATATGTACCAAAAAGCCGACTGTTAGCAGGTGTGACGACTTTTGGTACGGAGCTCCTTGGCCCGGGTCATATTCAAGCGCTTGGTACGGGGCATGTTCACATTATGCAAGTTGACGGCGGAGAGTCAGAAGCAGTTAAAGAGATTTGTGCCGTGATGAATGCGGCAGGGATGAATGTGGAGGTCTCGCGAGATGTTTTGATTAGCATCTGGAACAAGGTTGCTTTTAACGCCGTATTAAATACGCTTTGTACGATCATCAATGACACCGTTAGTGCCGTTGGAAGCTATCAGCAAATTGATGAGGTGATCAATGCGATTGTTGATGAGATCATTGTCGTCGCAGAGGCGGAAGGAATCAACCTCAATAAAGAAGTGATTGTGAAGATGATCGTCGATGTGTTTGATCCGAAAATGTCCGGAAATCATTTGCCGTCAATGGTACAAGATCTTCATAGTGGTCGACCGACGGAAATTGATTACTTAAATGGAGCGATTGTTGAAAAAGCAAAGCGACATAACATAGCGGTTCCAACGAATGAACTCATTTACCATCTTATTCGCATGTTAGAGGGAGAAGACAATGAAAAAAATATCGATCATAGGAGCAGCCGGTACGTTAGGTGCAGCCTGTGCCATGACGTTAGCGATGAACGAGTTAGCTGA
- a CDS encoding IclR family transcriptional regulator, whose translation MSDQYVLKTLVNAIDVLSIFEEEVELTPSEIEHRVKMNRTNLFRILYTLRQGGVLECDPETGKYRIGMKLVHLSSLYLKRLDIRTISHPHLVELRDSLNETVHLVVMNNERATFVDKVESGGELDINMGSYVGWSAPLYCTASGKLLLSFESDEKVVQYASTETMKRYTHNTLTTKKEFLDSIAEIRELGYAMDKEEMVEGLTCISCPIVDENQKVLAAISVSGATTRMKSKHDFVLTQLFETATKIAEIKKKIPN comes from the coding sequence GTGAGCGATCAATACGTCCTAAAAACTCTAGTAAACGCGATTGATGTGTTGTCCATTTTTGAAGAAGAAGTAGAGCTGACACCAAGTGAAATCGAACATAGAGTCAAAATGAACCGAACCAATTTGTTTCGAATCCTGTATACACTACGGCAAGGAGGCGTTTTAGAATGTGATCCAGAAACCGGAAAATATCGCATTGGCATGAAACTTGTACACCTATCCTCCCTTTACTTAAAACGATTAGACATTCGCACGATTAGTCATCCGCACTTAGTTGAGTTGCGAGATTCGTTAAATGAAACGGTCCATCTCGTTGTGATGAATAATGAGCGAGCTACCTTTGTTGACAAAGTAGAATCAGGCGGAGAGCTCGATATAAATATGGGCTCCTATGTTGGATGGAGTGCTCCACTCTACTGCACCGCCTCTGGAAAGCTACTACTAAGTTTTGAATCTGATGAAAAAGTCGTGCAGTATGCATCAACAGAAACGATGAAACGTTATACTCACAACACGCTTACAACGAAAAAGGAATTTCTTGATAGCATTGCAGAAATTCGCGAGCTCGGATATGCGATGGACAAAGAAGAAATGGTAGAAGGCTTAACATGTATCTCCTGTCCGATCGTCGATGAAAATCAAAAAGTTCTAGCAGCGATTAGTGTCTCAGGCGCGACGACCCGAATGAAAAGCAAGCATGACTTTGTTCTTACACAACTATTTGAAACCGCTACCAAAATAGCTGAGATAAAAAAGAAAATACCGAATTAA
- a CDS encoding DctP family TRAP transporter solute-binding subunit produces the protein MKKILSLGFVSLLFLFLLAACGSGTSDNGQSEASDPEEATSETDGEVYELRLGHIATETNPYHLLALEFKELVEERSEGQVKINVFANGQLGQERELLESMQFGNMDLAVITSSPVTNFVPEFGILDVPYLFEDWDHVERFLDSDVAEELLKETDNVGINTYAFIPRGFRSVTNSKHPVHTPDDMKGLTLRVIESGVYLDTINEMGATATGMPWSDAFTAMQQGAIDGQENDYSINYTQNVFEVQKYLSLTEHIFAINTIMSSQTTMEKLPEDLQQLIADAAVDAAKTIAEHNREQQDVLKANLLEKGMEINEVDKELFMNAVPNTQEKYSQQFGETYFKGITDLR, from the coding sequence ATGAAGAAGATTTTATCGCTAGGATTTGTGTCGCTATTGTTTCTCTTTTTGCTTGCTGCCTGTGGCAGTGGCACGAGTGATAACGGACAGTCAGAAGCTTCCGATCCAGAAGAAGCAACGAGTGAAACGGATGGCGAAGTGTACGAACTACGTCTTGGACATATTGCAACCGAAACGAACCCATATCATCTACTAGCACTTGAGTTCAAAGAGTTAGTTGAAGAGAGATCAGAGGGCCAAGTGAAAATCAATGTATTTGCGAACGGCCAGTTAGGCCAGGAAAGAGAATTACTTGAGTCGATGCAATTTGGAAATATGGATTTAGCGGTTATTACTAGTTCACCTGTTACAAACTTTGTACCAGAGTTCGGGATTCTTGATGTTCCTTACCTTTTTGAAGATTGGGATCATGTCGAACGTTTCCTAGATTCTGATGTTGCCGAAGAGCTTTTAAAAGAAACAGACAATGTCGGCATTAACACATATGCCTTCATCCCACGTGGCTTTAGAAGCGTGACCAACTCGAAGCACCCTGTTCACACACCAGACGATATGAAAGGCTTGACATTGCGCGTTATTGAAAGCGGTGTTTACTTAGATACGATTAATGAAATGGGTGCAACGGCAACTGGAATGCCTTGGTCCGATGCCTTCACTGCCATGCAGCAAGGAGCGATTGACGGACAAGAAAATGACTACTCAATCAACTACACACAAAATGTGTTCGAAGTGCAAAAGTACCTTTCGTTAACGGAGCATATTTTCGCGATTAATACGATCATGTCTAGTCAAACAACGATGGAGAAATTACCTGAAGACCTTCAACAACTAATCGCCGATGCAGCTGTTGATGCGGCCAAAACTATCGCTGAGCACAACCGCGAGCAACAAGATGTCCTAAAAGCAAACTTGCTTGAAAAAGGCATGGAAATTAACGAAGTCGACAAAGAACTATTTATGAATGCCGTTCCAAACACACAAGAGAAATACAGCCAACAATTTGGCGAAACGTACTTTAAAGGTATTACTGATCTTAGATAA
- a CDS encoding TRAP transporter small permease: protein MKLANRISSAIDKICQHVITILLVTVSVVLFIQVFSRFVLNSGTFWTDELARYATVWLVFLGAAIATRDKSLMSVDIFESLFPKSKRYLRIFQTVMMLIYAGLIAKISYGTLTLVKNQLSPNMSVPMTVLYAVLPLSALIMVIHLVVHLLPTKSGQGDDQT, encoded by the coding sequence ATGAAACTAGCAAATCGGATTAGTTCAGCCATTGATAAAATCTGTCAGCATGTGATTACGATCCTGCTTGTGACCGTTTCAGTTGTATTGTTTATTCAAGTGTTCTCTAGATTTGTATTAAATAGTGGGACGTTTTGGACAGATGAACTTGCTCGATATGCGACCGTATGGCTTGTTTTCTTAGGAGCGGCCATCGCAACTAGAGATAAATCTCTCATGAGTGTCGACATTTTCGAAAGTCTCTTTCCGAAATCGAAACGTTATCTCAGAATCTTTCAAACCGTTATGATGCTCATCTATGCAGGCCTAATAGCGAAAATCAGTTACGGCACCTTAACTTTAGTGAAAAATCAGCTCTCACCGAACATGTCCGTACCAATGACGGTCCTTTATGCAGTTCTTCCGTTATCAGCACTTATTATGGTCATTCATCTTGTTGTCCATCTGCTCCCTACCAAATCCGGCCAAGGAGATGATCAAACATGA
- a CDS encoding TRAP transporter large permease, with product MITILLLAALLLMAMGLPIAVTIGLVSIGYIFINEIPVNIITQQIVGGVDVTSLLAIPLFILAGDLMSKGGLAKRMIRLASALVGKVSGGLGLVTVLACMFFSAISGSGVATAAALGSLMIPAMVNKGYDRGFASSIVATASPLGVIIPPSISFIIYSSLTGVSVANLYKVGIPAGLLIGFVLMILFYFLARKHGYKAENTPFDRKEFWSALKDSLWALGTPVILVGGVFGGVFTPTESAVAAVFYALGVGLFIYKDLKFKDILPIFYGSAKLTANIMFIIANASLLAWVLTAEGIPQSIVATFLSFSDNPIVILLIINLIILIIGLFMETSATLVILVPLFLPIVTSLGMDPLHFGIVVVIGTAIGLATPPFGVCLFTAASVGKVSIQKLSKHIVLPILVMIAVLLFITFVPEVVMFLVK from the coding sequence ATGATTACGATTCTACTACTTGCCGCTCTTTTGCTAATGGCAATGGGGCTTCCAATTGCTGTCACGATCGGTCTTGTCTCCATTGGCTATATTTTCATCAATGAGATTCCTGTGAACATCATCACCCAGCAAATCGTCGGCGGGGTCGATGTCACCTCTTTGCTTGCAATTCCCCTTTTCATCTTAGCTGGTGACTTAATGAGCAAAGGTGGACTGGCTAAGCGGATGATTCGACTCGCCAGTGCTCTTGTTGGGAAAGTAAGTGGCGGCCTAGGTCTCGTCACCGTTCTTGCTTGTATGTTCTTTTCGGCGATTTCTGGAAGCGGGGTCGCAACCGCCGCTGCACTTGGTAGTTTAATGATCCCTGCCATGGTAAATAAAGGCTATGACCGCGGCTTTGCGAGCTCAATTGTGGCAACCGCAAGTCCGTTAGGGGTCATCATCCCACCAAGTATTTCCTTTATCATTTACAGCAGCTTAACAGGCGTTTCAGTTGCGAACCTATACAAAGTCGGGATTCCCGCAGGCCTATTAATTGGCTTCGTCTTAATGATCTTGTTTTATTTCTTAGCACGAAAACATGGTTACAAAGCAGAAAATACTCCTTTTGACCGCAAAGAATTTTGGTCAGCGTTAAAAGACTCGCTTTGGGCGTTAGGGACTCCGGTTATCTTAGTCGGAGGGGTTTTCGGCGGCGTGTTCACGCCAACAGAATCGGCTGTTGCCGCTGTCTTTTATGCATTAGGTGTTGGTCTGTTTATTTATAAAGATTTGAAGTTCAAAGACATCCTGCCGATCTTTTACGGATCAGCCAAACTAACAGCTAACATCATGTTTATCATTGCGAACGCCTCCTTACTTGCATGGGTATTAACAGCAGAAGGAATTCCGCAAAGCATCGTTGCAACGTTTCTTTCTTTCTCTGACAACCCAATTGTCATATTGTTAATCATCAACTTAATCATTTTGATTATTGGCTTGTTCATGGAAACGTCGGCTACGTTAGTGATTCTCGTTCCATTGTTTTTACCGATTGTCACAAGCCTTGGCATGGACCCGCTCCACTTTGGCATTGTTGTCGTCATCGGTACAGCGATTGGCCTTGCGACTCCGCCTTTTGGCGTCTGTCTATTTACCGCTGCAAGCGTTGGAAAAGTAAGCATTCAAAAACTATCAAAACATATCGTTCTTCCGATTCTCGTGATGATTGCCGTCTTGTTATTCATCACGTTCGTACCAGAAGTTGTCATGTTTTTAGTCAAATAA
- a CDS encoding aldehyde dehydrogenase family protein: MQTTTTFRDWSRQYIGGQWKIGNSENTYLNKNPFDKSILVKMPLANLEDVNTAYQEAKAAQKKWQETSAYERSALLKKAAELLANKRDEIVGILVSETGSSFAKAQAEVDLSIADLTEFASLPIRMTTETVPSVVPGKENRIYRLPVGVVGVISPFNFPLYLSIRAIAPALAVGNGVVVKPDLQTFISGGLFIGKLFEEAGLPKGLLNIVVADIAEIGDAFVEHPVPKVISFTGSTAVGRHIAQLCAKNLKRVALELGGNNVMIVLDDADVEQAASAAVFGKFLHQGQICMSLNRIIVHRNLYDEFVKVFSEKVAGLRVGNPVDPNVFIGPIINQNQVDKIQQLIDQSIEQGANVVTRGNVTGTLMEPVILTDVTNDMAIAQNEIFGPVAAILPVSSEEEAIRIANDSDYGLSGSVFSGNLDHGINVALQIETGMIHVNDQSINCESIIPFGGEKSSGLGRYGGDWSLEEFTTLRWVSVQREPRPFPF; the protein is encoded by the coding sequence ATGCAAACTACAACTACCTTTCGTGATTGGTCAAGACAATACATTGGAGGCCAATGGAAAATAGGAAACAGTGAAAATACGTACTTAAACAAAAATCCATTTGATAAATCGATTCTCGTGAAAATGCCGCTTGCTAACCTAGAGGATGTTAACACCGCCTATCAAGAAGCAAAGGCCGCACAGAAAAAGTGGCAGGAAACATCCGCCTATGAGCGCTCCGCTCTGTTAAAAAAAGCAGCTGAACTACTTGCCAATAAACGCGATGAGATCGTTGGGATCTTAGTCTCGGAAACAGGGAGCAGCTTTGCGAAAGCACAAGCGGAAGTAGACCTTTCCATTGCTGATTTGACCGAATTTGCCTCGTTGCCGATTCGGATGACAACTGAAACCGTCCCTTCTGTCGTCCCAGGAAAAGAAAACCGAATCTACCGGCTTCCTGTTGGGGTCGTCGGCGTCATTAGCCCGTTTAACTTCCCGCTTTACCTATCAATTCGCGCCATCGCTCCAGCCCTTGCTGTTGGAAACGGGGTCGTCGTCAAACCAGATTTGCAAACGTTCATTTCAGGCGGGCTATTTATCGGGAAGCTCTTTGAAGAAGCTGGCTTGCCAAAAGGACTGCTAAACATCGTCGTTGCTGACATTGCTGAAATCGGCGACGCCTTTGTCGAACACCCTGTTCCAAAAGTGATTTCGTTCACTGGCTCAACGGCAGTCGGACGCCACATCGCCCAGCTTTGTGCGAAAAACTTAAAACGCGTTGCACTCGAATTAGGCGGCAACAACGTCATGATTGTCCTTGATGACGCCGATGTCGAGCAAGCTGCAAGCGCAGCTGTGTTCGGAAAGTTTCTACACCAAGGTCAAATCTGCATGTCCTTAAATCGAATCATCGTCCACCGCAATCTTTACGACGAGTTTGTGAAAGTCTTTTCTGAAAAAGTTGCCGGCCTCCGCGTTGGAAATCCGGTAGATCCTAATGTCTTTATCGGACCAATCATCAATCAGAATCAAGTCGATAAAATCCAACAATTAATCGACCAATCGATTGAACAAGGGGCCAACGTCGTCACACGCGGCAACGTTACCGGAACACTCATGGAGCCTGTCATCCTCACCGATGTCACAAATGACATGGCAATCGCTCAAAACGAAATCTTTGGCCCAGTTGCAGCGATCCTCCCTGTCTCGAGCGAAGAAGAAGCAATCCGCATTGCCAATGACAGCGACTACGGCCTCAGCGGATCGGTCTTTTCCGGAAACCTCGATCACGGCATCAACGTCGCCTTACAGATCGAAACCGGTATGATTCACGTCAACGACCAAAGCATCAACTGCGAATCCATCATCCCGTTCGGCGGCGAGAAAAGCTCAGGCCTCGGGCGCTACGGCGGCGACTGGTCCCTCGAGGAGTTCACAACGCTCCGCTGGGTATCTGTCCAAAGAGAACCACGACCATTTCCATTTTAA